One stretch of Epinephelus lanceolatus isolate andai-2023 chromosome 15, ASM4190304v1, whole genome shotgun sequence DNA includes these proteins:
- the shprh gene encoding E3 ubiquitin-protein ligase SHPRH, with amino-acid sequence MSSRRKKAPPVRVDEEAKKRLNWNMLDDRKNEAIQEDDQIPTCSILPVDPPPSSSFISTTEDVVEAACSSSVRFTEELPGTSSESTSASASLALTVVPALKLGHIWKALIGEFSVRPAWIPSDCELRAFVLHRMGDQLCLSYSSCDESSGLQWRPDEDTCTAECSLSVISLEDLDWMQKRRVVQLCHQERDGSVKVGIYLMETGLGKPEFLSEGNARMKKANQLMQKLMEYFYDFIIPEVVENDEEECDTDLERQNVEELYDYVRHLHQRESVEVTYDVQHKALIPVLRRYQSQAVNWMLQREKYRNTSPKEQTLHFLWRELITLCGKKLFYNPFTGCLIREFPLAGVEWPGGILADEMGLGKTVEVLALILFHTRQDLEQEALTLPVGKSVNYFVPPPPLERKKVNRCKSEVQPKMKVSYPTVRIMLLTAIKEMRSGKGASVNAIFTYIRATYGYDLLKNRNHIRKTLAKLIDEGLVDRVKGRGLAGSFKLGKNYKETKKMLAGASKFTCKSTESTPRKMFQRRAKEKAEAALQNSLLTEDQRDQSSPTMECLVPEETAAKKEWDESVRKKAEQSDSMLDTLTLQMSQDKSESDTQDLPRMGDLPEERGEADLQEIETPTRASVIPFNTQDYRFECICGELGIIDYKARVQCMNCQLWQHADCVNYKEESLETTPFYCPHCLVAMKPVSTGATLIISPSSICHQWVEEINRHIRSSSLRVLVYQGVKKHGFIQPHMLAEQDVVITTYDVLRSELNYVDIPHSNSKDGRRFRNQKRYMAIPSPLVAVEWWRICLDEAQMVECPTAKAAEMALRLASVNRWCVSGTPVQRGLEDLYGLVLFLGVDPYWVKHWWDQLLYRPYQRGNTEPLYHVIAQLLWRSAKKDVIDQIQIPPQTEEVHWLHFSPVEGHFYHRQHEVCSQDALVKLRKISDWSLKLGSLDRRTVHTILCPLLRLRQACCHPQAVRGEFLPLQKSTMTMEELLKSLQKKCRVECEEAHRQLVCALNGLAGIHIIRNEFVEAVEMYREVLRSSEEHKGRLKTDSLQRLHATHNLMELLSAKHPGIPPTLRDDRLSEEAEQLRQHYMTKYDSEVADAHQALQPVLQNIKELKRKVNLNAPWWLDVVQRAIRCSTDDDLVSRIKNELTSSYKQQANKLTMADKFRDACGLQFLLTTQMEDLVKSQKTVRDAVKSLEGPASQKVIDEVTICHLRPMRLPLNNCVFCKADVLFIDYESKLFSHTVKGQTAIFEEMIEDEDGLMDDRLPTTSRGLWAASETERSLKAILSFAKAKRMDPELVEEGNTFMELFENWKKEYKVLHEYWMVLRNHVSAIDELGMATERLRVRLPDEPKPKLLHIIEPHEVEQNRVKLLNDQAVAKSQLQKKLGQYLYLTNLEKSQDKSTGGLNPEPCPICARPLGQEWAVLTCGHCFCNECIAIIVEQYSVGSRRRAIKCAICRQTTSHTEISYVFTTQSSSQDQDIPVKGSHSTKVEAVVRTLKKIQVTDPGAKCLVFSTWLSVLDIIAKALFDNNMEFSQINGIHKFQENLCSFKYEEKINILLLPLHTGSNGLNIIEATHVLLVEPILNPAHELQAIGRVHRIGQTKPTFVHRFLIKSTIEERMQAMMKTAEKSHTSTTMKHSEASVLTVADLADLFTEDTEHLE; translated from the exons ATGAGTAGCCGAAGGAAGAAGGCCCCTCCCGTGAGGGTGGACGAAGAAGCCAAGAAGAGGTTGAACTGGAACATGCTGGACGACCGCAAGAACGAGGCGATCCAGGAGGATGACCAGATACCCACCTGCTCCATTCTTCCTGTCGACCCTCCTCCCAGCAGCTCCTTTATCTCGACCACTGAGGACGTTGTGGAGGCTGCCTGTTCCAGCTCCGTCCGGTTTACAGAGGAGCTTCCTGGTACATCATCAGAAAGCACCTCTGCGTCGGCCTCCCTGGCCCTCACCGTGGTGCCAGCTTTGAAGCTGGGCCACATCTGGAAGGCGCTCATCGGGGAGTTCAGCGTCCGTCCGGCTTGGATCCCATCTGACTGTGAACTGAGAGCTTTCGTGCTCCACAGGATGGGTGACCAGCTCTGCCTCAGTTACAGCAGCTGTGATGAGAGCTCAGGACTGCAGTGGAGGCCTGATGAGGACACTTGCACAGCAGAGTGCAGCCTCAGTGTGATATCGCTGGAGGACCTCGACTGGATGCAGAAGAGGAGGGTGGTGCAGCTCTGCCACCAGGAAAGAGACGGCTCAGTCAAG GTCGGGATTTACTTAATGGAAACTGGGCTCGGGAAGCCAGAGTTCCTCAGCGAGGGCAACGCTCGGATGAAGAAAGCCAATCAACTAATGCAGAAGTTAATGGagtacttttatgattttattatcCCCG AGGTTGTAGAGAATGATGAGGAGGAATGTGACACCGACCTGGAGAGGCAAAATGTCGAGGAGCTTTATGATTACGTCAGGCACCTGCACCAGAGAGAGAGCGTGGAGGTGACCTACGACGTCCAGCACAAAGCTCTCATTCCTGTGCTGAGACGGTATCAGAGCCAGGCCGTCAACTGGatgctgcagagagagaaatacaggaacacttcacccaaaG AGCAAACGCTGCATTTCCTCTGGCGGGAGTTGATCACCTTGTGCGGCAAGAAGTTGTTCTACAACCCTTTTACTGGCTG CTTAATCCGAGAGTTTCCGCTGGCGGGTGTGGAGTGGCCTGGTGGGATCTTGGCCGATGAAATGGGGCTGGGAAAGACAGTGGAAGTTCTGGCTCTCATCCTGTTCCACACACGACAGGACCTGGAGCAGGAAGCCCTCACCCTGCCTGTG GGAAAATCCGTAAATTATTTCgtacctcctcctccccttgaaagaaagaaagttaacCGCTGCAAGTCTGAAGTTCAGCCTAAAATGAAAGTGTCCTACCCAA CTGTGCGCATCATGCTCCTCACTGCAATCAAGGAGATGAGATCTGGCAAAGGAGCCTCCGTCAACGCTATCTTCACCTACATCCGTGCCACTTACGGCTATGACCTCCTGAAAAACCGCAACCACATCAGGAAGACGCTGGCGAAGCTGATAGATGAAGGCCTGGTGGACCGGGTCAAAGGTCGCGGCCTGGCAGGGTCATTCAAACTGGGAAAgaactacaaagaaacaaagaagatGTTAGCAGGAGCATCCAAGTTT acTTGCAAAAGTACAGAGAGCACGCCCAGGAAAATGTTTCAGAGACGAGCCAAAGAGAAAGCAGAGGCAGCTCTGCAAAACTCTCTTCTAACAGAAGATCAAAGAGATCAGTCCTCCCCTACAATGGAGTGTCTGGTACCagaggagacagcagcaaagaaGGAATGGGATGAAAGTGTGAGGAAGAAAGCAGAACAGTCCGACAGCATGCTGGATACATTAACCTTACAGATGTCTCAGGATAAAAGTGAGTCAGATACACAGGACTTGCCCAGAATGGGTGATCTACctgaagaaagaggagaagctGACCTACAGGAGATAGAAACCCCCACCAGAGCGTCTGTTATCCCGTTCAACACCCAGGACTACCGCTTTGAGTGCATCTGTGGTGAGCTGGGCATTATTGACTACAAGGCCCGTGTCCAGTGTATGAACTGCCAGCTTTGGCAGCATGCAGACTGCGTGAACTACAAAGAAGAGAGCCTTGAAACGACACCTTTCTACTGCCCTCACTGCCTGGTTGCTATGAAACCCGTCTCCACCGGTGCTACCCTCATCATCTCCCCGAGCTCCATCTGCCACCAGTGGGTGGAGGAGATCAACCGGCACATCAGGTCCTCCTCACTGCGAGTGCTG GTCTATCAGGGTGTGAAGAAGCATGGATTCATCCAGCCACATATGCTCGCTGAGCAGGATGTGGTCATCACCACCTACGACGTTCTACGGTCGGAGCTCAACTACGTCGACATTCCCCACAGTAACAGCAAGGACGGACGCCGCTTTCGCAATCAGAAGCGCTACATGGCCATACCCAGTCCTCTGGTGGCGGTGGAGTGGTGGCGCATCTGTCTGGACGAGGCTCAGATGGTTGAATGTCCCACTGCGAAG GCTGCAGAGATGGCTCTACGTCTCGCATCTGTCAACCGCTGGTGTGTCAGTGGCACCCCTGTGCAGAGAGGCCTAGAAG ATCTGTACGGCCTTGTACTATTCCTGGGAGTTGACCCATACTGGGTGAAACACTGGTGGGACCAGCTGCTCTATCGCCCTTATCAGCGTGGAAACACTGAGCCGCTGTACCATGTAATCGCTCAGTTATTGTGGCGATCAGCCAAAAAAGACGTCATTGATCAG ATCCAGATTCCCcctcagacagaggaggtgCACTGGCTGCACTTCTCCCCCGTCGAGGGTCACTTCTACCACCGCCAGCACGAGGTCTGCTCCCAGGACGCTCTGGTCAAACTCAGGAAGATCTCTGACTGGAGCCTGAAACTTGGCAGCCTCGACCGCCGCACCGTCCACACCATCCTGTGCCCGCTGCTGAGGCTGCGACAGGCCTGCTGCCATCCCCAGGCTGTGAGGGGGGAGTTCCTGCCTCTGCAGAAAAG CACCATGACGATGGAGGAGCTCCTGAAGTCCCTGCAGAAGAAATGTCGAGTGGAGTGTGAAGAAGCCCACAGACAATTGGTGTGCGCACTCAACGGCCTGGCTGGAATCCACATCATCAGAA ATGAGTTTGTAGAGGCGGTGGAGATGTATAGAGAAGTGCTTCGTTCATCAGAGGAGCACAAAGGCCGACTGAAAACAGATTCATTGCAG AGGCTTCATGCTACCCACAATCTGATGGAACTGCTGAGCGCAAAGCATCCTGGGATACCTCCCACGCTGAGAGATGACCGACTAAGTGAGGAG GCGGAGCAGCTCCGACAGCACTACATGACCAAATATGACTCTGAGGTAGCAGATGCCCATCAGGCTCTGCAGCCCGTGCTTCAGAACATCAAAGAGCTGAAGCGCAAA GTCAACCTGAACGCTCCCTGGTGGCTGGATGTTGTCCAGAGGGCGATCCGCTGCTCCACTGACGACGATCTCGTGTCCCGCATCAAGAACGAGTTGACGTCCAGCTACAAACAACAAGCCAACAAGCTCACCATGGCAGACAA GTTCCGTGATGCCTGTGGTCTGCAGTTCCTGCTCACCACACAAATGGAAGATCTGGTGAAATCCCAAAAGACTGTGCGAGACGCAGTGAAGAGTCTCGAAGGTCCGGCGTCACAGAAAGTGATCGATGAGGTCACTATTTGTCATCTCAGGCCGATGAGACTACCGCTCAATAA TTGCGTGTTTTGCAAAGCAGATGTACTCTTCATTGATTATGAGTCCAAGCTGTTTTCTCACAC GGTGAAGGGTCAGACGGCCATCTTTGAAGAAATGATTGAAGATGAAGACGGGCTGATGGACGACCGTCTCCCCACCACCAGCAGAGGTCTGTGGGCAGCCAGTGAGACTGAGCGCTCTCTCAAAGCCATCTTGTCTTTTGCCAAAGCTAAACGCATGGACCCGGAGCTGGTGGAGGAGGGCAACACTTTCATGGAGCTGTTTGAGAACTGGAAGAAAGAGTACAAG GTGCTGCATGAGTACTGGATGGTGCTGAGGAATCACGTGTCGGCCATCGATGAGCTGGGTATGGCCACCGAGAGACTACGTGTGCGTCTGCCCGATGAACCGAAGCCGAAACTGCTGCACATCATCGAGCCACATGAG GTGGAGCAGAACAGAGTGAAGCTTTTGAACGACCAGGCAGTGGCCAAGTCTCAGCTCCAAAAGAAGCTCGGCCAGTATCTGTATCTCACAAATCTGGAGAAG TCCCAGGATAAGTCTACTGGTGGGCTGAACCCAGAGCCATGTCCCATCTGTGCCCGGCCCCTGGGACAGGAG TGGGCAGTGCTGACCTGTGGACACTGCTTCTGCAACGAGTGCATTGCTATCATTGTGGAGCAGTACAGCGTGGGCTCGAGGCGACGGGCCATCAAATGTGCCATCTGTAGGCAGACCACATCACACACAGAAATATCCTACGTGTTTACCACCCAGTCGTCCAGTCAGGACCAGGACATACCGGTTAAG GGAAGCCACTCTACCAAAGTGGAGGCAGTAGTGAGAACGCTGAAGAAGATTCAAGTGACCGACCCGGGGGCCAAGTGTCTCGTCTTCTCCACG TGGCTGAGTGTCCTGGACATCATTGCTAAGGCCTTGTTTGACAACAACATGGAGTTCTCTCAAATCAACGGGATTCACAAATTCCAG GAGAATCTGTGCTCCTTCAAATACGAAGAAAAGATCAACAtccttctccttcctctccacACCGGCTCCAATGGTCTGAACATCATCGAAGCGACTCACGTGTTACTGGTGGAGCCAATCCTCAACCCAGCTCACGAGCTCCAGGCCATCGGCAGAGTGCACCGGATTGGACAAACCAA